A genomic stretch from Juglans microcarpa x Juglans regia isolate MS1-56 chromosome 3S, Jm3101_v1.0, whole genome shotgun sequence includes:
- the LOC121257271 gene encoding cytochrome P450 CYP749A22-like, whose product MGAVAAIVIFLSSSLCLYLLIALFNGLHKLWWIPNRIQTQMGLQGIRGPSYRFIHGSTKEVLRMKNEAMNRPMINFSHDIVSRVQPHIHSWINIYGKNYLQWYGCKAQLVITEPELIKEILNNRDGTYQKVKTEGYIKKLLGDGLVTSEGEKWAKVRKLANYAFHAERLKSMIPAMISSVEVMLERWKRHEGKEIDVFEEFTQTTSEVISRTAFGSSYLDGEKVFQILVRMTLLSSRNHYKLRFPGISKFYKTDDEIESEKLEKDLRNSILEIVKEREEKVMTKKMASFGDDFLGLLVKAHHDAEANKRISVEDLVDECKTFYFAGQETTNGLLSWTVFLLAIHTEWQEEARKEVLEIFGHQNPNPDGITKLKTMSMVIHESLRLYPPILSMTRKVESKVRLGLNLTLPADLILFIPAIEVHHNPQIWGEDVHLFKPERFSEGVAKATNNNTAAYMPFGMGSRNCVGFNFATTEAKIALSMILQRYAFTLSPAYVHSPVQHLTLRPQHGVQVMLHSL is encoded by the exons ATGGGTGCAGTTGCAGCCATAGTAATCTTTCTTTCAAGCTCTCTGTGCCTGTACCTCCTCATAGCTCTCTTCAATGGTCTTCACAAACTGTGGTGGATTCCAAATCGCATACAGACCCAGATGGGTTTACAGGGAATCAGAGGTCCTTCCTACAGATTCATCCATGGAAGCACTAAGGAAGTTCTCAGAATGAAAAACGAGGCCATGAACAGGCCCATGATCAATTTCTCCCATGATATAGTATCCAGAGTTCAGCCTCATATTCACTCATGGATCAACATTTACG GGAAGAATTATCTTCAATGGTATGGCTGTAAAGCTCAATTGGTCATAACAGAACCGGAGCTTATCAAAGAGATACTGAACAATAGAGACGGAACCTATCAGAAGGTGAAGACTGAAGGCTATATAAAGAAGCTCTTAGGAGATGGGCTCGTCACTTCTGAAGGTGAAAAGTGGGCAAAGGTGCGTAAATTGGCCAATTATGCCTTCCATGCCGAGAGGCTCAAA AGTATGATTCCAGCAATGATCAGCAGTGTCGAGGTGATGCTTGAAAGGTGGAAACGTCATGAAGGCAAAGAGATTGATGTTTTTGAAGAATTCACTCAAACGACATCAGAAGTGATTTCCAGGACAGCTTTTGGTAGCAGTTACTTAGATGGGGAGAAAGTCTTTCAGATTTTGGTCAGAATGACCTTGCTATCATCCAGGAATCATTATAAACTCAGGTTTCCTGGCATCAG taaattttataaaaccgATGATGAAATCGAATCAGAAAAGCTTGAAAAGGATTTACGCAACTCTATATTAGAGATAGTCaaggaaagagaagagaagGTAATGACCAAGAAGATGGCCAGCTTTGGGGATGATTTTCTTGGATTGCTTGTAAAGGCTCATCACGATGCCGAGGCTAACAAAAGAATTTCAGTTGAAGATCTGGTGGATGAGTGCAAGACCTTTTACTTTGCTGGACAAGAAACCACAAACGGGTTGCTTTCGTGGACTGTCTTTCTTCTAGCAATCCACACAGAATGGCAAGAAGAAGCAAGAAAGGAGGTGCTCGAAATATTTGGCCACCAAAATCCAAACCCAGATGGCATCACGAAGCTCAAGACC ATGAGCATGGTCATCCACGAGTCTCTACGATTATATCCTCCTATACTTTCAATGACAAGAAAAGTTGAAAGTAAAGTTAGACTGGGATTAAATCTCACACTTCCAGCTGATCTGATCTTGTTCATCCCAGCTATAGAAGTTCACCATAACCCTCAAATATGGGGAGAAGACGTGCATCTTTTCAAACCAGAGAGGTTCTCAGAAGGAGTTGCCAAAGCCACTAACAACAATACAGCCGCTTATATGCCCTTTGGCATGGGATCTCGAAATTGTGTTGGCTTTAACTTTGCCACCACAGAAGCAAAGATTGCTCTTTCAATGATTCTGCAACGCTATGCTTTCACCCTATCGCCGGCCTATGTCCACTCACCTGTTCAGCATCTTACCCTTCGCCCACAACATGGAGTTCAGGTAATGCTGCACTCCTTGTGA